TCGGTTAGGATTGCTTACTGCTGACACTAAGGTGCCATGTATCAAATCAATTTCTTCTTTCTGAATATTTAAAGAAATCAGCTCCTTAAAAACATCGGGAATTGACTTCAGGTGACTCTTTAAAGATGAGGAACTACGTACAATAGCTGCGGCAGGGTTATTCAGCTCATGGGCCAATCCGGCAGATAGTTTTCCCAAAGCCATCATTTTTTCGCCTTGCTGAGCAAGCTCTGTAAATTCCCTTACACGAGAAGTCATCACATGTACCAGTGCCTGGGTGAGCTCATAGTGCCTTACAATAAGTTCTTTTAAGTTTTCTTTAAAGCAGGCCATCACTTTGGCAGTGCTGAGCGCCTGGCAATAACCCATTGCCACAGTCGCCCTTGAAAAAGGGAGCAGGCCTGTAATGTTGCCCTTATGAAAAATTGCTACGCTGGCTTTGTTGTTACTTTGCAAGCGGTAGAGTTCCAAATCGCCACTTAAAATGATAAACATCCTGTCTACAGGATCACCTTCTTCAAAAATAAATTCCCCGGGCTGCAGATCAAAACATGTACTGTTGTCAAACAGCCACTGCAGCTGATCTGCCGGAACATCTGTAAAAACTTCAAGGTTTTGTAAATCCGCTAAACAAGTTTCCTGCATTTCTGATTATTTTAGCTAAAGGTATCAAAAATCACGGAAAGAAGGTTCCCTTAATCTTTCAAAGTAGGGAGTTCTTCATGTGCACCTGGTTTTTTACGCTGAATCTGATAGGTGAAGTTGATGATCAGATTGTTTTTGGCGTTGGTGCCGGCCAAAGCATTATTATATTGATAAACCCAGCCCGCCTGTGCAGTAATTGATTTTGAAAATTGGTAGCCTAATGAAGTAGATACACGGTTGCGCTCAAAATTAGGCTGTTTGTTGTTCAGGAATATTTCATTAAAAGCAGAAACAAATGCAGTTCCTGCCTTCATCTTCTTTTCATTTAAAGGTACAACCAAATTTAAACGGTACCTGAAACGGTTTCGGTAAGCCTGGTTTACCCAGCGCTGTTCCACCCGGTATCGGTGCTCAATTTTTATACGACTAAGGTATTGTGTAAAGGTCATCTGTTCCCATACCCGGTTTTCCGTTATCGTTGGCCCTTTATCAAAATCCAGGTAGTCATAAGTAGTATAACGCCCTGTTCCAATTAAGGCCACATAATTGTTGTCTATCGCATAACTTAACCCGCCTTTAAATTCATGGTAGAATAATTTACCAAAAAATAATTCATCAGTCCTTGCCTGGCTTTCAAAATATCCACCCCAGCGGTGGTCTGTATTGCTGGGCAGCACCACCGTAAATAATCCCCAGGTTCCAGTTTTTTTGGATTGAGTGTAAGCAGATTGACTGGAAAATAAAAGTAAGAAGAGGCTGAGTCTTAAAAACCGGTGCATGTATTTAATGTTAATTTAGTATTAACAGGGCGCAAATATAGGATATTTATTAACTATTTTATTCTTGAGTATGTGAGCACCTATTCATGAAATGATTAACTTTATCCAAAATAAAATTTATGCTTCGCTTCTTTTTAACCGTATTGCTGTTTGCACCCTTCACTGGTTTCTGTCAAAGTTATGAACTCTCCTCTCTTAATATGGATACCAAAACAAGTATCCGCGGCCTTTCCGTTGTTTCAGATAGTGTAGCCTGGGTAAGTGGCAGCAATGGCTTTATCGGTAAAACCATTGATGGTGGCGAAAACTGGAAATGGATTCAACCGGCAGGTTATGAAAAACTGGATTTTAGAGATATTGAGGCCTTTGACGCAGATCGGGCGGTGATTGTAAACGCAGGCTCTCCTGCGTATATTTTACTAACTATTGATGGGGGTAAGACCTGGAAGGAAACTTATAAAAATGTAGACTCTGCTATATTTTTGGATGGTATGGATTTCTGGAGTGAAAAGCGTGGTATTGCATTTGGCGATCCTATCCAAAACCGGCTGCAATTGCTGATTACAGATGATGGTGGACAAAGTTGGGCTGATATTACTGCTAAGTTGCCTTTTGAGATGGAAAAAGGGGAGGCAGGATTTGCCGCAAGCGGCAGCACCATTAAAACTTTACCTGGCGGAAAAGTTTGGATTGCCACAGGGGGCACCAAGTCTAATATTTATACTTCAGATGATTACGGCATGAACTGGAAAAAGTTTGAATGCCCCATTCTTCAAGGTGCCAATAGTACGGGTGTTTTTGGGATGGATTTTTATGATGGAAATATTGGCGTAGTTGTCGGCGGAGATTATACTAAAGATAAAGAGAACAGCAATAATGTATTAACTACTACAGATGGGGGCAAAACTTGGCGTAAGCCATCAAGAGCTGTTTCTGGTTTCCGGTCATCTGTACTTATGTATAACGATAAAAGTTGCATCGCCACAGGTACTTCTGGTACAGATGTTTCCAAAGATGCTGGTCAAAGCTGGTATCATATTTCAGATGAAAGTTTTAATGTGATAAAACGTGCAAAAAATGGTGGTTTGGTACTGCTCGCAGGTGATAAGGGATTGATTTATAGTTTCGCCATCAAATAGGCTTCCTTAGCCGGTGGTAAGGAGTAAATAAAAAAAGCCTTCCGGGAGGGAGGCTTTTGGAGCGAAAGACGAGATTCGAACTCGCGACCCCGACCTTGGCAAGGTCGTGCTCTACCAACTGAGCTACTTTCGCATTGGTTATTTTTGACGATGCAAATATACGAATTCTAAAGCATTCTGGAAATCATTTGGATTTTTTTGCGTTAATTAGTCTAAAATAGCTTCTAATTAATTCAGATACAGTCAGAAATTTATTTAAATAAAATGGTATGGACACTCAAAAACAGTTATCACCCGCACAACAGGAAGAGCTACTCGGTATTCTAAAAATTCGATTTGAGAAAAACACAAGCCGCCACCAAGGGCTGGAATGGACAAAAGTGCAGGCAAAACTGGAATTAAATGCAGAAAAACTTTGGGCGCTTGATGAGATGGAGCAAACCGGTGGTGAACCTGATGTTGTTGCTTATGATGAAAATACTGGTGAGTACGTTTTTTATGATTGCTCGGCAGAGAGTCCAAAGGGGCGTAGAAGTATTTGCTATGATCATTTGGCACTAGCAGCCAGAAAAGAACATAAACCTGCAGACAGTGCTTTGAACATGGCAGAAAACATGGGCATTCAAATATTAACGGAAGAAGAATACCGGAATTTGCAACAACTAGGGAGTTTTGATTTAAAAACATCCAGTTGGGTAGCCACACCTGCCGACATTAGAAAACTAGGAGGTGCTATTTTTTGTGATCGTCGCTATAACACTGTTTTCACTTACCATAACGGTGCCGAATCTTATTACGGAGCAAGGGCCTTCCGCGGATCATTGAGGGTGTAAACTTTAGCAACATTATGCCTTGTAAATTTCCCTTACTACATCATCCAGATCGCTGGCGCTTTGCAGAATCATTTTCGCGGCACTTTGTACATCTCCAATATCAGCTGTGTCCTGGATCAATTTGCCGAGACCAATTAAATTTGCCACATGCCGGCGAATCAGGTGGGAATGGTTGTGTTTCACTTCATCAAGTTCACCGATGGTTTGCATCCACTCGGTAATGTCATGACCGATACAAAAAATTCCGGCAGGGGCACCGGCATGATCAAACATGGCTTTATATTCCCATCTGGTAATGATAAATCCACCCTTTCCGTCATGTTTACGCAAAGTGGCCGGAAATATTGATTCCGGATAGTTAAAGGCCATTTGCGAAACAATTTTACAGGTTTGCTGGTCCTCAGGATGCATCGTGACAGCGTAAAACTTTCCAACCAAATCCCCATGAATGGGTTCAAAAACATCTGCATAGTGCCTGTTCAGGTAGCTATAATTAGAGTTCATATCTACAGCTATCAAATAATATGTCGCCGAATCGCCTAATAGGGCTTTAATTTCCTCAAATTGCTGCATAGTATTGTCTCAATAAGATTGATAAACAAAAAAAAACACCCACTTGTTTAAGGTGGATGTTTTTATCAATTATGAAGGAAATCTAATTAACCGATCTTAACATTAATTGCGTTCAAGCCTTTTTTACCTTGCTCGATGTCGTAGCTTACAGAATCATTCTCACGAATGTTATCAATTAAGCCAGAAGAATGAACAAAGATTTCGCTATCACCATTCGCTGGTACGATAAATCCAAAACCTTTTGTCTCATTGAAAAATTTTACTGTTCCTTGTTGCATTATATTGTATTTAATTATTTTTCAAAGGTAGTAAGTATTTTAATATAAATTAATATTTTGTATTTATTTATTTTATTGAGTATAATTTTTAATTAAATAGCTTGAATAGAGCCCCGGAAACACCTATTTCGGCACAATACTAGCTGTAATTGCGCATGCACAAAAATCTGTCGTTTTTACAGGGCGGTGGCCAGCTTGGCGAGTTGATCAGAAATAAAGACTGGTCTGCCACCGATTTAGATGCTCCGGTTAACTGGCCGGAAAGCCTGCGCTCTGCTATAACCATTTCATTAAATTCGGGATTTCCGATTGCCATCTACTGGGGGCAGAATTTTGTATTGCTGTATAACGATGCCTGGAGCAGCATACCAGGTGATAAGCACCCATGGGCACTGGGTAATCCTGGTCCAACGGTATGGCCGGAAATATGGGATGGGCTTAAGGATGAATTTGAGAGTGTATTAAATGAGGGAAAATCCTATCGAAGGCCAGATGCCCCATTGTATATGTACCGATATGGTTACACTGAAGAATGTTATTTCGACTATACGTTATCACCCATCGTTGCAGTAGATGGAAGTGTTGATGGTGTATTTAATGCTGTCGTAGAAACAACGTACCGTGTCATCAACGAACGGAGAAACGGAATCCGAAGTGCTTTCCTCAGTCAGGCCCATACTTCTGCAACCCGTGCAGCAGCCTACAATAAAATTAATGATTTACTGCAAAATGCAGTGTTGGATATTAGTTTTTTTGCATTTTATAAGGTAGGTGCGGGCACAAATGAAGATGAACTTGTTTTAAGCAAAGGCCTCAATGAACTGCAATTGCAGCATTTGCATGCACTAATTGGCGCTGAACAAGCAGAGCTTAAGGATTTAGATCAATTGCTGCCTGAACCCGTTTTTGCATATTGGCCAGAACCCGTTACTGAAGCAATGGTGGTACCCATTTACAATGGGGAAGGCAGAATAAACGTAATGCTCGTTTTAGGGGCTTCTGCCAGAAAACGTATAGATGAAGATTACAGGCAGTTTTTACAAGCTGTTGCGGCCAATTCTGGTGCCATGCTCAACAATGCATTTGCTGCGGAGCTCAACCTCGCTTACCAGAAAGAATTGATGCTAAATGCCGAGTTATTTGAAGAGCAGCAGGCACTTAATGAAGAAATCTCGGCAGCTAATGAGGAGCTGTCCGCTTCTAACGAGGAACTTGCCACCACCAATGAGGAATTGAGCGAAACACAGGCGCAGCTTAATGAAACGCTGAGTTGGCTGGGGGAGAGTGAGCAGCGCTTTCGGAACCTGATCAGAGAAGCTACAGTAGGTGTCATTTTGCTAATGGGCCCTAATTTGATTGTTGATGTTGTGAACGATGCCTATGCTAAATTAATTGGACGTAGTATCGAAGATTTAATCAATAAACCCTTATTTGACATCATCCCAGAGGCAGAAGAAGCTTTTAAAAAAGTAATAGAACCGGTGATGAATACCGGAGAAGCAGCATACTTATATGAGCAAGCCTATTTTGTACATAACGATGAAGCTAAAATTGAAGGTCTCTTAAACCTAACTTATCAGCCATATAGAGAGAGTGATGGTAAAATTACAGGGGTCATGGTACTGTGTCAGGACGTTACTGCTCAGGTGAAGGCCAGACAGCAAGTGGAGGCAACGGAGCGTCGTTTTCAATTTATGCTCAATGCCATCCCACAGCAGGTCTGGACGGCAACCCCGGAAGGATCGTTGAATTATGTGAACCAGGTAGTGGCAGATGATTTTGGCGTCAACTCAGATGTAATTGTCAATACTGGCTGGTCATCTTTTATCCATCCCGATGACCTTCCTTCTTCAACGCTTAGCTGGAATCGTTCGCTAAAAAGTGGTGAAGAATACCTCACCGAATTCAGGCTTAAATTTGCCGATGGTACATACATCTGGCACCTTGCCCGTGCAGTTCCTTTAATAGAAAATGGAGAGATCACGCTTTGGTTAGGTACCAATACCAATATCGAAGCACAAAAGGAAAACGAACAGCGCAAAGATGAATTCCTCTCCATTGCCAGTCATGAACTGAAAACACCGCTTACCGGAATAAAGGCATTTAACCAATTGATGCGCAAAAGCAAAGACCAGGAACGTACCGCATCATATATAGAAAAATCAAGTGAAAACATATACAGGTTAGAGAAACTCATTAACGACTTGTTGGATGTCACTAAAATCAATGCCGGTAAGTTAACCTACGATTTTCAATCCTTCAATTTCTCAGAGATGCTCAGGGAGAGCGTGGAAAGCGTACAATTAACCACAAGCACACATCAGCTTGTTCTGGACCAAGTTGATGAACTGTTCATTACCGGAGATCGTTTAAGGCTGGAACAGGTAATTAACAATTTTTTAAGTAATGCCATTAAATACTCTCCAGGTGGAAAACAGGTCATCATTAAAAGTCAGGTAGATGGTCAGGGACTAATTGTTTCTGTAAAAGATTTTGGTATTGGTATTCAGGCGCAGCACATTCAGCGTTTGTTTGACCGTTATTACCGTATCGACAATACAGCCATGCGCTTTGAAGGCCTTGGATTGGGTTTGTTTATCTCTTCCGAGATCTTGAAAAGGCATATGGGTACATTTTGGATTGAAAGTCAACCCAACGAGGGCTCAACCTTTTACTTCCGCCTGCCGCTTGCCGAAGCAAA
The nucleotide sequence above comes from Pedobacter sp. MC2016-14. Encoded proteins:
- a CDS encoding DUF2490 domain-containing protein: MHRFLRLSLFLLLFSSQSAYTQSKKTGTWGLFTVVLPSNTDHRWGGYFESQARTDELFFGKLFYHEFKGGLSYAIDNNYVALIGTGRYTTYDYLDFDKGPTITENRVWEQMTFTQYLSRIKIEHRYRVEQRWVNQAYRNRFRYRLNLVVPLNEKKMKAGTAFVSAFNEIFLNNKQPNFERNRVSTSLGYQFSKSITAQAGWVYQYNNALAGTNAKNNLIINFTYQIQRKKPGAHEELPTLKD
- a CDS encoding oxidoreductase; the encoded protein is MDTKTSIRGLSVVSDSVAWVSGSNGFIGKTIDGGENWKWIQPAGYEKLDFRDIEAFDADRAVIVNAGSPAYILLTIDGGKTWKETYKNVDSAIFLDGMDFWSEKRGIAFGDPIQNRLQLLITDDGGQSWADITAKLPFEMEKGEAGFAASGSTIKTLPGGKVWIATGGTKSNIYTSDDYGMNWKKFECPILQGANSTGVFGMDFYDGNIGVVVGGDYTKDKENSNNVLTTTDGGKTWRKPSRAVSGFRSSVLMYNDKSCIATGTSGTDVSKDAGQSWYHISDESFNVIKRAKNGGLVLLAGDKGLIYSFAIK
- a CDS encoding DUF4256 domain-containing protein, with amino-acid sequence MDTQKQLSPAQQEELLGILKIRFEKNTSRHQGLEWTKVQAKLELNAEKLWALDEMEQTGGEPDVVAYDENTGEYVFYDCSAESPKGRRSICYDHLALAARKEHKPADSALNMAENMGIQILTEEEYRNLQQLGSFDLKTSSWVATPADIRKLGGAIFCDRRYNTVFTYHNGAESYYGARAFRGSLRV
- a CDS encoding PAS domain-containing protein — its product is MQQFEEIKALLGDSATYYLIAVDMNSNYSYLNRHYADVFEPIHGDLVGKFYAVTMHPEDQQTCKIVSQMAFNYPESIFPATLRKHDGKGGFIITRWEYKAMFDHAGAPAGIFCIGHDITEWMQTIGELDEVKHNHSHLIRRHVANLIGLGKLIQDTADIGDVQSAAKMILQSASDLDDVVREIYKA
- a CDS encoding cold-shock protein; the protein is MQQGTVKFFNETKGFGFIVPANGDSEIFVHSSGLIDNIRENDSVSYDIEQGKKGLNAINVKIG
- a CDS encoding PAS domain-containing sensor histidine kinase — protein: MHKNLSFLQGGGQLGELIRNKDWSATDLDAPVNWPESLRSAITISLNSGFPIAIYWGQNFVLLYNDAWSSIPGDKHPWALGNPGPTVWPEIWDGLKDEFESVLNEGKSYRRPDAPLYMYRYGYTEECYFDYTLSPIVAVDGSVDGVFNAVVETTYRVINERRNGIRSAFLSQAHTSATRAAAYNKINDLLQNAVLDISFFAFYKVGAGTNEDELVLSKGLNELQLQHLHALIGAEQAELKDLDQLLPEPVFAYWPEPVTEAMVVPIYNGEGRINVMLVLGASARKRIDEDYRQFLQAVAANSGAMLNNAFAAELNLAYQKELMLNAELFEEQQALNEEISAANEELSASNEELATTNEELSETQAQLNETLSWLGESEQRFRNLIREATVGVILLMGPNLIVDVVNDAYAKLIGRSIEDLINKPLFDIIPEAEEAFKKVIEPVMNTGEAAYLYEQAYFVHNDEAKIEGLLNLTYQPYRESDGKITGVMVLCQDVTAQVKARQQVEATERRFQFMLNAIPQQVWTATPEGSLNYVNQVVADDFGVNSDVIVNTGWSSFIHPDDLPSSTLSWNRSLKSGEEYLTEFRLKFADGTYIWHLARAVPLIENGEITLWLGTNTNIEAQKENEQRKDEFLSIASHELKTPLTGIKAFNQLMRKSKDQERTASYIEKSSENIYRLEKLINDLLDVTKINAGKLTYDFQSFNFSEMLRESVESVQLTTSTHQLVLDQVDELFITGDRLRLEQVINNFLSNAIKYSPGGKQVIIKSQVDGQGLIVSVKDFGIGIQAQHIQRLFDRYYRIDNTAMRFEGLGLGLFISSEILKRHMGTFWIESQPNEGSTFYFRLPLAEAKLKEPIIEDDDKFYKDEHITIIQNKEAAWLEVDWKGFQTVEAVKAGGMRMLAMLKAGGFSKVLNDNTHVVGTWSEASDWAGQEWFPMMEEAGLKYFAWIYSPSAFSRLSAEKAVDVKVGNSIIQFFTDLESAKKWLADRRDI